The genomic segment tatttctcaaaatctgacgagtatatagatgacagctatatctaaatctgaaccgatttctatgaaattcattagtaatgttgaaaatcgtaagaaaatcccttctgccaaattacgagtgaatcggttgacaaatgaccattttattgcattattactgcaaatcggacgaacatatatatgagagctatatctaaatctgaaccgatttcgagtaaacttctcagatattgtggtagttgtcgaggaaagcgttgtacaaagttttggcaagattggtcaataaatgcgcttgctgtggctcttggagtgaaaatcgggcgatatatatatatatgagagctatatctaaatctgaaccgatttctatgaaattcaccagtaatattaagagtcataaggaaatccttcgtgctaaatttcgagagaatcggttgacaaatgagcactttatagcaatatttctaaaaaacctaacgaatatatatatggcagctatatctgaatctgaaccgatttcgagcaaacttctcagatattatggtagtcgtcgaggaaaacattgtacaaagttttggcaagattggtcaataaatgcgcttgctgtggctctagaagtgaaaatcgggcaatatatatatgtatgagagctatatctaaatctgaaccgatttctatgaaattcaccagtaatattaagagtcacaaggaaatcctttgtgccaaatttcgagagaatcggttaacaaatgcccacattattgcattattattgcaaatcggtcgaacatatatatggcagctataaccaaatctgaatcgattttctccaGTTTCAATGGGCTTTGTCTCTACGTCAGACATaatgtatgtgccaaatttgataggatgaaaattgcgacctgtagtttgtacacaaatgaacatggacagacggacagacagacagacgcacatcatcggtatactcatcaattggtttatctctcttccttcaggGTGTTACAtacaaatgcactaagctataataccctgtaccttagtggtggtgtagagtataaacatgtgtgtgtgtgtgtgtgtgtgtttatgtgtTCCAACTTGTAACCGCTAATAATGAAATCATTTGCGTGCTAACGGTCATTCAGCGTCTTTTTAATGAAATCAATTTTGTTTGTAGCGGGACATGGGGCAGCGGGCAAAGTCATTTTATGAACAATTACTCCAAtatcgatttttattaaaaccttaaaaacaaccacaaccacagcaacagcaacaatagttaattaattgttgttttgtgtatctctctctccctctctctctctctctctgtctctctgtctctgTTTGCAGGTGTTAAAGAGTCAATGGGAAAAACATTGGAAACAGCCAAGGAAACGGTGGCCACCAAAGTGGAAGAGGTCAAACACGATGTAGAAACAACATTAAAGGATAAAGTGCACGATCTCGATGATGCGAAAAATGCTTTATTGggtaaattgaatttaaatgcCGGAAAGACAGTCGAAACTGTGGAAAATTCTGCCATGGCCATGAAAGAAGATGCCGCGGATAAGGGCGAGACAGCCATGGACACATTGCACAGCATCGAGGAAACAATGACGAGCAGCAGTCAAGCTATGGAGGAGGCAAAGGAGATGGTGGGTTTGGTACGAACCAATACGGAAACAGATAGTTTGCGGACTTCAACGCCGGAACCGGAAATCGAACGGGCTCTGGCCAATACAAAAACGAACAAGGAAGATGGCGATGATGACGAAGACAATCCCCCAACACCAAAACCCACCTTAGCTGAATTGGAAAACCTCAGCCAAGAAGtgctgcagcagcagcaacacacGGTCAATGACATGTTGTCGGCCAATGACCATCAGGCAGACACGAAAATCGCCTTACCCACCGTCGCAAACACCTCCAGCACCACAGAGAGCAATGCCGGTTCCAGTGCAATGCAGTGAGTAGGTTGATTAGCAAGCAACGTCTGCCTggctgtcagtcagtcagtcggtCAGTCAATCAGTTAAGCAATCCATCTATATGTCGTACTCACCGTTCGTTGTTCGGCCATTTGTATACATAACAACTATGTGTGATGTTTTTGAAACTTTCATTGAATTCAGTCGTTTCTTCGCTCGTtggtttatttgttgttgttattattattctcCCCCTCCCATACAACGTTATACGTAATTTATTAAATGTACTCCATacatgatttatttattttttttttttattttcgtagaatatagaaaatatttttttttagctcaTGCAAACAACTACATTACATAcataatttggcaaaaaaagagATTGTTTTTGTCAACAACTCAAAGGCTTCATTAGAGGCCTTATCTGTGCATTGTGACTTTGTGGTCATTGCACTTCCTGTGCCCCTACTCCTTTCTGAATAGTCATTTAATGAGAAAAAAAACCTTAGCCGTAgacaatttaaaacattttttttttcgatagaaTATTTAATGGATAGTGCTTTACATTTTATTAAGGTTGTAAAAGCAATTTGTCTTTTTTTCCCCCCCATAAATGTTAAAGATTCGATTCTACATATATTCCCATACATGCatacatttatatataaaaattttatttcattaatatttgatataaaatttttagcacaaaattttgttattggtATGTTGttgaatgaaaatgaaatgtacatacaaaaataccacaaacacatacacacacatgctTAACATAAGTTAGTGCTAGTTTTGATATATGTGGTTGAAAAATGCCATGTGGGTATTAgggaattgaattgaaaaaaaaaaaaaaaataagtaaaagcgtgctaagttcggccgggccgaatcttatataccctccaccatggatcgcatttgtcgagttcttttcccggcttctcttcttaggcaaaaaaggatataagaaaagatttgatctgctattagagcgatatcaagatatggtccggtttggaccacaattaaattatatgttggagacctgtgtaaaatgtcagccaattcgaataagaattgcgccctttgggggctcaagaagtaaaatagagagatagatttatatgggagctacatcgggctatagaccgattcagaccataataaacacgtatgttgatggacatgagagaatccgtcgtacaaaatttcaggcaaatcagataatgattgcggcctctagaggctcaagaagtcaaaatcccagatcggtttatatgacagctatatcaggttatgaatcgatttgagccatacttgccacagttgtttgatatcataacaaaacacgttgtgccaaaattcattcaaatcggataagaattgtgccctctagaggctcaagaagtcaagacccaagatcggtttatatgacagctatatcagtttatggaccaatttgaaccatactacgcacagttgttggatatcataacaaaacacgtcgtgcagaatttcattccaatcggataagaaatgcgctcggtataggctcaagaagtcaagacccaagatccgtttatatcgcagctatatcaggttatgaaccgatttgaaccatacttggcacaattgttggatatcataacaaaacacgtcgtgcagaatttcatttcaatcggataagaattgcgcactctagaggctgaagaaatcaagacccaagatcggtttatatgacagctatatcaaagcatggaccgatatggccaatttacaataccaaccgacctacactaatgagaagtatttgtccaaaatttcaagccgctagcttactccttcggaagatagcgtgctttcgacagacggacggacagatggacggacatggctagatcgactcagaacgtcgagacgatcgggaatatatatactttatggggtcttggacgaatatttcgaggtgttacaaacggaatgactggattagtataccccccatcctatggtggagggtataaaaattggaaaatcgtcaacttcaattttgttttaagaccCTACACCATAGAACGTAGGTtttactaacttcgtcattgcgtttgtaacacatcgaaatattgttctgagacccaacaaagtatttaCAATATGTATATACTTGAACTTCTTTGGCATTCTAACTcgatttggccatgtccgtctgcctgacGAAACTTTCGAagcaataaagctaggcgcttgacacTTTACACAAATTCTTCCTATTAGAGTAGGTTGGGTGgcattgtaaataggccatatcggtgcatgttttaatatagctgccacataaaccgatcgtgggtcttgacttctagagcctctagatggcgtaattcttatccggtttgactaaaatttagcatgaaatgttttgttatgacaactgtgctaacaatggtctaaatcggttcagaacctgatatagctcccatataaaccgatttcaaacagtgacttcttgagccgctggaggggcTATTATTAAtcgaaatggctgaaattttgtacggagtgttctgttttgacttccaacaactatatcaagtatggtctaaatcggttcacaacttgatatagctccgtttgcccgatttgactttttaagtccttagaggacgcaatttttatccgattggctgaaaattttcataaggtatttccttatgactttcaataactgtgcttagcatggtcaaaatcggttcataacgtgatatagctgccatacaaagcgatttcgaatcttgacttttagagccgctagagggcgctattaatatccgatatggctgaaattttgtgcggagTATTTTTTGACTTCCTAAAACTATGCAaagtatattcttaatcgtatcataaccaaatatagctcccatataaaccgtttccccaatttcacttcttgagcctttagagggcgctattttttttatcagatatggctgaaattttgcatgaggtgtttccttatgactttcaacaaacgtGCTGAGCATGGTCCAAATTGtttcataacttcatatagctgctatacaaaccgatcttgaatcttgacttcttaaaccgctagagggcgctattttttttttttatcagatatggctgaaattttgtacggagtgttttgttctgacttccaacaactatgccaagtatggtctaaatcagttcacaacttgatatagctcccatataaaccgtttgtccgctttgactttttgagcccttagagggcgcaatttttatccgattgggctgaaaatttgcacattacGTTGTGCTATGagttccaacatccgtgccgcGTAttttcaaaatcggtctataacctgataaagctgccgtataaaacgatctcggatCATGAATTCCTCAGACGCTGGAGGCcgctattattatccaatatggctgaaattttgtacaaagtgttttgttttgacttccaacaactatgtcaagtatggtcaaaatcggttcataacctgatatagctcccatataagccgttagcccaatttgacttcttgagcccttagagggcgcaattcttatccgatttggctgaaattttgaacgacgtgtttttttatgactttcaacaactgtgcttagcatggtccaaatcggttcatatcctgatatagctgccatataaaacggtctCGGATCATAcattcttgagccgccagagggcgctattattatccgatatggctgacattttgcacggagtgttgTATTTTGTCCTCCAACAGCTATGCCAAGtgtggcctaaatcggttcctatccttatatagcttccatataaaccgtgtGCCCAATTGacttcataacagaacactatatgcaaaatttcagccaaattggacaaaaattgcggctggtaaGGGTTCAAGGAATcagattgggagatcggtttatatgggagctatatcaagttatagaccgatttggaccgtactaggcatagttgttggaagtcataacagaacactatgtgcaaaatttcatccaaatcggatgaaaactgaggctttccaggggttcaagaagtcaaatcgggagatccgcttatatgggagccatatcaggttcttgaccgatttgaaccgtgctaggcatagttattggaagtcataatagaacactacatgcaaaatttcaaatcggatgaaaactgagacttccaggggctcaagaagtcaaatcgggagttcggtttatattgtagctatatccaaatctgaaccgatatggcccgatattaagtatccgtgcaaaatttcaagcggcttgcttaacgcactgacggacatggctggttcgactcagaatgtcgagacgatcaagaatatatatgctttagggggtcctagatcaatatttcgaggtgttacaaacggaaagactggattagtgtacccccatcctatggtggtgggtataaaaaccatttaACCAGCGACCACATGTGCTTcgcttcgggtggtggtgtttttataccctccaccataggataggggtttactaatttcgtcattatgtttgtaaaacctcgagatatgcgtctaagactctATAAAGTTTGtgcacattttaagtcgatctagccatgtccgtccgtctgtctgtcgaaagtaggctaactttcgagggattaaagctaggcgcttgaaattttgcacaaatacttcttattagtgtaggtccgttgggtctgtaaatgggccaaatagctgatatagctgccgtataaaccactcttagatcttgacttcttgagccgccagaagGCAcacttcttattcgatttggttgaaattttgcatgagatgttttattatgactttcaacaactgtgttaagaatagttcaaatcggtacatgacctgatatagctgccatataaaccgatcttgggtcttggcttcttgagccactagagggcgcaattattatccgatttggctgaaattttgcacgaggtgttttgttatgtctttcaataactgtgctgagaatagttgaaatcggttcataacctgatatagctgccatataaaccgatctggggtcttgatttcttgagcttctgcaggcagcaattcctatccgatttggctgaaattttgcatgacgttttttgttatgactttcaacaactgtgctgagaatagttggaatcggtccataacctgatatagctgtcatataaaccgatctgaggtcttgacttcttgcgcctctaaagggcgcaagtattatcccaatttggctgaaattgaattGTAcgatggcttctctcatgacctttgaCATACgtttcgaatatggcatgaatcggtatttagcctaatacagctcctctatacacagatctccctatttttcttcttcggcccctaaagtgcgcaattcttactagatttagctgatattttacacaatgacttctactatggtctccaatattcagttcaattatggtccgaaattaaccataacttgatattgttccaataacatagcaattcttttcttgtatcctttgtttgcctaaaaagagataccgcgcaaagaactcgacaaatgccatccatggtgagGGGTATATTAtttagattcgacccggccgaaattagcacgcttttacttgttattttctttgttcgacTCGCGCTGTTGGTCTCGATTCGTTATACTGCTGCTCTCGGGgttttctctgtcactctctctctctactattacccttaaaaacaaattttaataattttgccgCCGCAGAGGATTGAACTCATGATGTCATATTTGGAAGACTTTAACGCGTCCCCCAGCCTACTGAAATCttcttctttatgatgaaagAACTCAATAGGAACTACTGCACCTgggtttgcaagtcatgaacggcatgggagttttgtgcgCTACATGGTAGTAGGCCTAGTTTcacaactacctcaactaatTTTGTCTATTaagtctcttgtagagacttacttacCTTCTTCAACAATcgaaaattcgttgagaatttaaagtttcatatacaaatttggtagttggatGCCAATACTATGAATAGGATGACAACACTATGGGTAGGCGATTCTGAGTTGGTAAAGCTTGTTTTTGCTACCATCATGTTATTCAGCATCCGAACGTAGGGTCAATTTTCGTAGTAatgattttatcaaaaaaatatcttttatttcctTAAAACAAGGCTTTATTTGGACTAGGTATTCACTTTTTTCCAACCACATATCTCAAAATATCTGCACACCACTTCATAgacacatacacactcacacacacacctcCGTCTTGTGATTACTTACCAACTACTCGTATAGCTGTTCTAAATGTAGAATtgttaaatatcaaattttttatcctgtaaatattttataatgtttCAATAAAGCCCAGAAGATTTTTTGCTAAACACCACTCAAAGTGTAAATATGTTCTCAATTCTTGACACTCACTCACGCATAACTGGCAAAAGGATTTAGTCGTGCCACCATCTTTATTTTGTTGGGGAGCTGGCGCTCCCTTAGTGTGTGATTGCAGCCCAAGGACACTCTGTTGTGTAAAAACCTCACCTGACATTTATTCCAGCAACGAACCACGTTGTAGTTGAATGCCACCCAAAAATCAAATGTAAATATGCAGGTGTAATAGCCACCACCTACTTACTCACCACAGTCGTAGTCAGGCACCACCAaaaccaccatcaccaccacccaATATAGAGCTATTTACTTCCTATTAGACTAAATCACAAACAACGAATAAAGCCAATCAACTACCTATTATGTAATTAGCTTGACACCACTACCGCTAACGTCAGCCTCCTCGATTGCCACGATGATAGCAGCCAGTACTGCGGGAGCGGGGCTGGCCAGCTTGATGAGTGCCACACCACCTCCGGCAGCCAGCGAGCAGGAAGTCAATGCCCAACCAGTCAAAACGAAGGCTGCCAAGCGGCAGGAAAAGCTGGCCGCGGAGAGGGTAAGGCAACAGAAGCTGATACAAAAACTGTTGGAGGAAAAGCGGCCGGGCACCACGGAGTGGGAAAAATATGCGGATATGTTGGCCCTTTTTCGAAAATACAATCCCCATGATGCTTTTCGACGCGGTGGCACTCTAACAAAATTCAATGGCCATGGCACAGCGCCCATACGAGAAAATCCTCTGCATGGCATGGGTGGAGGGGATGATGACAGCAGTGACACCACCTCCGTGTGGGGTCGCAAAAGTCCCACGCGACGTTCAAGTGCACGTCTCGCTGGTCGTTTGCGTCCCACCTCAGCCAGTCAGCGCACAGTTATGGGCAACACGGCCAGAAGGAGCAGCAACTCCATAAGCAGCGGCCGAAAATTCGACTACAATCCCCACCGTTCGAGGGTCAGCGAACGCGGTGGCTCTAGCAGTGTAAGTTCTGGTCACAATCTATCCTATCTTCCCACAAGCAAAGCAAGTGCTTACCGTCTATCGCCCTCCTCTGGCACCCCTATGCCCACGTATGCACAAGAGAGTGTTAAATCTCCCCCAGAAATGAGATCACAACACTCGCTAGGTACAAATTCTTTCCAGCGTGCATTAGAACCTCTGTGGTGGCAACAGCAGACACATCTACCTCAATTGGGGCAGCAACAAGGCAAAGCGGGCCACCATACACCATTCTCACCGTCACGCGGTGGCAGTAGTATGCCATTTGCTGCAAAGTCTGCTCCCTTTTCACCATACTCTGCACTAACTCGTGATTCTTCTGCTAACTCTTTATCTAGTCAAGCCATGTACCCCGGACGCGTACGTTTGTATAAGTCCTCATTGGATTTGAGATTGCCAGCGTTGTTGAGCCCGCTGCGACAACCACActcccatcatcatcatcatcatcataatcaccatcaccatcttGTAAGACAACACCCACCGGTGCGAAACACCTCGTCTTTCCTGGCCACCCCACGTACCTCGCAGCCATTTAGCATAACGAAATCTTATACGGATCTCTACTTTAGTAGCACCAACAACAATAAGGAGAACGAAACATCCATTGCCCGGGATTTGAGTCCATTTTCGCCGCATCGTCATGCCCGGGACAAGAGTCCGTATAGAATACGCGATCGTTGTGAATATTGTCCCAGAAAATATGTGACCTAATCAGGGGTGTCTGAATAAAGGAATCTTGTGTGCTTCATTAAGTTTAGAGGTGgggttgttttatttgaaaaagaaCCGACATCATATTGGGTAAGTTTTGTGCAGGGGAATGTTCGTAGGGGAGTTTTAAGTGGTATCACCGAGGTGCTAAATTCGGCTTTGGCAACCAAAGCCCtgcacaaaaccattcattggtgACTGTTTTTGCTGAACTCATGAACACTACTACTGAACTGATCACACAGATCGTCTGCCCTGCAAGcatttttgatcgccaaacaatcttccgcgaatcttctTGAAGAAGGTTATGATTACGCGGACGAGCTTGTCCAAAAGTTGTAAACGATTCTTCCGTCGTGAGGAGTTGTGTCTTCAAGAggaatcttctggaagagtgtcCCGCGAATCTTCCATATGAGTTGCTAAAGAGTAAGTCAGAAGAGTTTTGGATGATCTTAGAATCGCGCAAAAACCAttaatgctgtgcgccaactgatactgcaagatcgtcatgtgacctatcttGAGACTGAGATAACCTTAGGCATTGGTGGGACTagcatacatatataaaaggcaaccctcgtataaggcaccagctcttgctcaaatactgagtgcctatgatgctcgatatgaccaggcgagttattggcgcctttaaccTAAGACCACCCTGTTCTCGCGGCAATCAGACCGGTACGAGCTTGCTCCCCTACATgggcttgacaaggatcgccaactccacatgaaaatgtggctacaacaacaacaaccataggttcatagaacatgttgccttggcacaGATGGGGCGATGAGAAGACAGTTCTATATCTCTGACCCCTAGAGCTATataagagacttaaggcgatggtagaGTGAATAAAAAATTGGAGCAGGACATACCATCTCGAAATAATTGAGAGGTCCATATTATACCTGGTTGGGCTGGAAGAGGTAAGGGATCGGTTACCAatgacgacacttgaggtcaagtgcgagacAGTGTTGTCAGCGGCACAGTCatagattgacggaactctgataTTGGCATCTGGTAGCTCATGCTATATGGATTTAtaaaagctaaaggacagagtgggcctgggcgtCTTGTATTCAGGACTCAGTGACTGACTTTTGTTTCCGGCTGCCTGACCAAATCGAGGCAGGCGGGAATCTTAGCGATAACGGAATGCTTGAGATGGCACGGTCTTAATGCGAATATCGTTACGGCTAgtaaagccgattactggcttaggggtatgtccatagtggccttaacctaacctaacctacggcTAGTAAATAGGCCTTGACGTCTATTACAATTAAGTCGGCAAGGCCATGGGGCGGTCTTGGAGTgttaaaaggagattaacgccttctctgtggATGTCGCGATCGTTTGGGCCATAGCAAAGTAAGGGGGAACGAGAGAGCAGATGACTTTGCTGTAAGGGCCAGAAACTGCTAGCAGTGTAAACGCAAATATGAGGCCAGTCATTGTAGATGGCATGCCGAGCAAATTGCTGCTATCGGTACATAGGACGGGGGCTCTTAGGGTTATAGCATCCTATTGAACAGTGAAGGAGCCCACAGCCCTAGCATTAACTGGAATAGAATACAGTCCATGAAGCGGGCCAGCCTCTACACCGTGAGGTGCACCCACAGAAGGGAGAGAAGACATTTCA from the Stomoxys calcitrans chromosome 1, idStoCalc2.1, whole genome shotgun sequence genome contains:
- the LOC106093691 gene encoding uncharacterized protein LOC106093691, which codes for MGCASSSPMVQTAGNDMLKAATHVAEDATKSAEEAVQGVKESMGKTLETAKETVATKVEEVKHDVETTLKDKVHDLDDAKNALLGKLNLNAGKTVETVENSAMAMKEDAADKGETAMDTLHSIEETMTSSSQAMEEAKEMVGLVRTNTETDSLRTSTPEPEIERALANTKTNKEDGDDDEDNPPTPKPTLAELENLSQEVLQQQQHTVNDMLSANDHQADTKIALPTVANTSSTTESNAGSSAMHLTPLPLTSASSIATMIAASTAGAGLASLMSATPPPAASEQEVNAQPVKTKAAKRQEKLAAERVRQQKLIQKLLEEKRPGTTEWEKYADMLALFRKYNPHDAFRRGGTLTKFNGHGTAPIRENPLHGMGGGDDDSSDTTSVWGRKSPTRRSSARLAGRLRPTSASQRTVMGNTARRSSNSISSGRKFDYNPHRSRVSERGGSSSVSSGHNLSYLPTSKASAYRLSPSSGTPMPTYAQESVKSPPEMRSQHSLGTNSFQRALEPLWWQQQTHLPQLGQQQGKAGHHTPFSPSRGGSSMPFAAKSAPFSPYSALTRDSSANSLSSQAMYPGRVRLYKSSLDLRLPALLSPLRQPHSHHHHHHHNHHHHLVRQHPPVRNTSSFLATPRTSQPFSITKSYTDLYFSSTNNNKENETSIARDLSPFSPHRHARDKSPYRIRDRCEYCPRKYVT